The Arachis ipaensis cultivar K30076 chromosome B03, Araip1.1, whole genome shotgun sequence region tacgacgcgtgcgcatcggtCATGCACATGCGTGGACAAGGAAAATTTgtaggtgacgcgtacgtgtcagcgaGGCGTACGCGTGAGGTGGGTTGTGCGCCTGGCACCGCATCCGCACagtttcagcacaactctctgatTTTTGTATCAGAGAGAATCAGCATCAAAATTGTGGGGtgttgacgcgcacgcgtaggtcACACCTACGCATGATagccccttttttttatatataagagCAAAGGTAAATATGCATAATTGAAAAGGATGACACACATCTAATGaagcaaagataaataaataaactatagaAAAGGaatatcataccatggtgggttgtctcccacctagcgcttttctttaacgtccttaagttggacggttgATGAGCTCAGTCCTCTTTCTTGGTCGGGTCCTTCAAGAGAAAGATCTCTAACTCCTTGTTGTTCTTTATTTTTGCACCCTGGTAAAGTTTTAAACCGTGGCCATTGACTTGAAGAAGGTAGGGCTTGAGGGGTTACTCAAGTGGACAACTCCATACGGTTCAACCTTTTCTACCACATATGGTCCATCCCACCTTGACCTCAGTTTGCCCGGCAATAATCGCAACCTTGAGTTATAGAGAAGGACTTGATCCCCAACTCTAAACTTTCTCCTCTTGATGTTCTTGTCATGTACCACTTTCACcttttctttgtagagccttgagttttcataagctttaaGACGAATGCactccaattcttgcagttgcaatttcctttcaatTCCGACTCCTCCCAATTCTGAGTTACATTCCTTCGCAGCCCAATAAGCCTTGTGTTTCACCTCTACCAGAAGGTGATAAGCCTTTCTATAGACTAGCCAGAACGGAGTCATGCCAATCAGTGTCTTGTAAACCGTCCGATAAGCTCATAGTGCATCTCCAAGCCTAGAGCTCCAATCCCTCCTATGGGGTTTAACCATCTTCTCGAGTATGCGCTTAATCTCTCTATTGGACACTTCGGCCTGGCCTATTTATTTGGGGATGATAAGTTGTCGCCACCTTGTGAATAATACAATGTTTATTCATCAAACCTGTcattcttttgttacaaaaatgagagccttgatcactcatgattgctcgtggtaaTCCAAAGCGGCAAATGGTGTTATTTCATACAAAAGAGACAACcacattagcatcatcagtacggataggaattgcttccactcacttagaaacataatcaacagctaacagAATATATAAGAAACCATTCGAGTTTGGAAAGGAacccataaagtcaataccctaaacataaaaattttcacaaaataatatgagttgttggggcatctcatccctcttggatatgtttcTAAATCGTtggtgttagaatataattaggatcaattagaattatttagtatatctgaatatttattatagaatattacgcctttattattacgattctcttagtccctataaatacccttctatattgtatcattccagacaACTTGAGTAGACAACTTGATTACACTCAATAATATACTATCctttctccagtttagtctcttatttctaacatggtatcagagccatgacatcctccttgaagaggataggtTATTTTTCTTCGGTTGAAATTACCgtatttttcatacttttcttccGTGCCATTTTTTTCCCTTCCTTTTTGTCACTTCTTTGATGCTTTTTCACCTTACCGACTAGCCTATTCTCTCCGTCTTGTATCTTTCTGAGTCGAAAGATCAAACACCAATGTCATCCGCTGTTTTtctattctcatgaagaaatcataaaGTTTTTTCTCTCTTTCGGCAGATCCGTCtacgttctctcgtggcagttccatttgcattctctcgtggcagttccgtctgcgctctCTCGTGGCAGTTTCGTTTGTGTTCTcccgtggcagttccgtctgcgttttccCGTGACAGTTTCGTTTGCATTTTCCTGTGGCAGTTTTGTTTGCATTTTTCCGTGGTAGTTCCGTCTGTGTGTTTCCttgtggcagttccatctgcacttccttcagatagtggcagttccgtctgcgcttccttcagacgagcggcagttccgtctgcgcttccttcaaacTAGCGGCAGTTTcctctgcgcttccttcagacaagcggcagttccgtctgtgctTTCTTTCGGCAGTTTCGTCTGCACCCGTTTTATCAGTTTATGcagttttttttctctttattttgttgttttaaataaatttcaaactcaagttgtcacttgagtttgaggggggatgttagaatataattaggatcaattaggatcaattagaattatttagtatatctgaatatttattatagaatattatgtctttattattATGATTCTCTTAGTCCCTATAAATActcttctatattgtatcattccagacaACTTGAGTAGACAACTTGATTACACTCAATAATATACTATCCTTTCTCCAGTTTAGTCTGTTATTTCTAACAGTTGGCATTGGTGGCAAGAGTTACAGAAAAGATTTGCATCCTTAAAGAGTGtgggccaccaaaatccgcagtctaagatttttcttgcagttctttaagggccaaagtggccaccactttcagaagagtggcatgcctcCAAGATAGACTGAATTTCGAATTGTggaacacaccttctaattatttggtcggcaccacatctccacaaatatgggtcattacatatataatatttggactcgtttTTCAGCTTGTtcttttgatgtttagaaaaatgtggaggaaaggtgtgactaaccaaataattagccatgggtgcataccaaggaaccaccttGGATATTGCTTGCAAGTTATCAAGAGGAaatgcatcattgataggagtggagtcacttttTATATGCTCTaagcgactcaagtggtccgccactaaattttaggaaccactcctatccttgatcTCTTAAATCAAACGTGTTTATTTTAAATGGACAGTTCATCTTCCCTCTTATTTAAAATGGACGgtttattttttctattatttaaaacATTCCATTTTTAAGAGTTTGGTcaaattaaaagcattaatatttttattattttaaaaattatatttaattatttattaatacatatatctcgtttacagtgtaaacgagataacatgtatactgtaaatgagatacgtgtaaaattatctcgtttacagtgtaaacgaaataaaagaagaatatttatttcggtaaattttttttaaattatttatttcaataattattatatttaatttatttattaaaataaaaaatctacaTATTAATAAGCTTAATAttaatatgtatatatttttcacACATTATAGTATATGTATTCACTCATAAATAAAAAATCGGCATATTTTTCACACATTAATATGTATTCACTCTATAGTATATGtatttattttcagtttttcaccaactcaaaaaaaattatttaaagccaatgagttatagttcaatGACATAATCtccccatattcaattaagaggtcaCGGGTTCACTCCAAGCTAGCTTTGCAATTATATATATCATGCTATTATTGAGCTTCACGTGATATTGTGATGAATGTTGTGCTCTTAATAATATTGTGTCtttgaattaaatttttatttatctggCTAAAATTTGTTAAAATGTCTTTTTTCGTATAGAATCAAAGTGTATagagaatataaaaaataaaaataaaaataaatggtaAATTATGTGAAATCTATTATTTTTcgtttaaataaaatattatttcacCACTATATACGCTTGCTATGTTTAATTTTTCCATACTTTTGAACATGTGTTGATCTTTTTACTGTATTCACTACTACAAACTCTCCTAAAAAAAAAGCACATTAAAGTAATTCTTTCTTCTACTATCTCATTGATGAGAGATCCCATTATTAGTGATGAGACACTTTTAAAAAATGGACATCACTAAATTGGTCTTGATATTTTTCTATCAATGcttaaaatgttatttatttatttattagggaAATAGATTAAGTTTAGATGAAAGCTTTTGCTTTTGATTTCTttacatattttaattttaattctaaaatGTTGCCGTTGAACGAAGAGTTGAGGGTGACATTTACTTGGTAACATCATGGGTCAGCTATATGTATATTTTACctgttttattctttttaaattgtttttaacttttttttatcagTATACCACCACATCGGCTGTAGTTGATTTTCTTTTGTCTAGTTGAATACACGTTTttactaaaatttaattttaatataatgttaatataaaaatatttacacatattttaaatcatatcttgtcaCATTAGTTAGAATTTTATTATCTCACGCTTAGATGCCCATTTATATTAATACTAATAGACCTTATAATAAtagataaattttattaaaagcaTTACATATAAAGTATGCTGGAACATCAAAATTATTCtaatatcaaatatttttattgaaccttacACAACAATAACCTAAAAACGATCGatcgaaatatatatatatacgaagAATGTtagaaacatttttctttttatttaagtCGATCAAcacaaactatttttttttttcttcactaaAAATATTGACTTTCTAATATTTTCCATATATCAGTGTTTAAAAGTTGTGTCCCCGTGGATAGTCTCTTGGTAGAATTCTCGGAGCTGCAAAgtatttcaatttaataaaaattaaaattatgaaataattaattaagaactTTAAACTGGCAGTATTATttgatatatttatatataaatatgcaTACagaagtacatatatatacagatATACTGAGTTAAAATAAAGTTTCGTGCACGATAATTTTAGACATATTTTAATTTGtacataaaatattatttttatatactcTGCAAATATGCTCAcataaataaaaagtaattaaggaTTCAAGCTAAGTGAGCATGCTATTCTTATAACAAGAAAATGAatagaaataaaatattaattccaGAAATTAAGCCAAAATTAAAAAGGttcctacttttttttttccttttctttttcaagTAACAAAACATAGAGTACAAATTAAAACATGTAATAACcgtaacaattaaaaaaaaaaaaacaaaaaaaaaatattagggtTTCTACTTACATGATGTTTTGGATGATTGAGATTCAGGTTGAGTCGTCTTTCGACTCCAACCAAGACGCTTTGCCATGTTTCCAAAGTTGAGTGAAATAAAACACGAAACCATTTtgtaagacaaaaaaaaaagttattagtTTGTAATTAATATGATGTTTTTGTATAAGTGATTTTATTTGTATCTTCTTGACGCTAAGTCTCTATGTATATGCATGTATTTATAGTGTTGATAATTCTCAACTTTTCATTCAGTCAAAATTTTCAGTCCTTGTATCTTACCAAGTCAACTTGCATTGTGGAAAAAAGATAATGCTACTTGTTGTGTATACACACATATTGttcttttattattactattttggtTCACACTATTTTTATGGAACGAGTAAAAATACAATCATATATATTGTTCTATTATAGATGAAAATTCACGTATACTTATTTTTATACgaagttaatagttaaaaattattaaataattattttattaaatatattaaattatccaacattaatttatttttaatgtgtatttatattctaatatgtattttatactggtggctgattTGATGTATATGTAGCATTATTCTATACAAATATATAGCTGTTAACTCGTGTAACGTAATGATGTGTATGTGGTTAACCGCCCATATATAATACTATATGAAGTACGGATATCTTGTTGAGTTGTTGTGTCACGTGTCAGGCACATTTTGGACACGATACTTATAGACATTCATTCAATatgcgtgtctgctgtgtccaaccatgtcttaataaaaaataaaaaaaattttggatacATTTAGATACACTTAAATAACATCACGTGTTAGCATATCCaaccttattcttaacatatatttttaaaataaacttaaaaataatatatattatttttattaaaacaaaaaatatcttaaatattttatataattaaaataaaatattaaaaataaaaaaattatattttaatattaaaatatcaatacaattttttttaaaaaaatactttatattttatatatatacgtGTCCCcgtatcttataaaattttaaaatttatgtgtCAATGTATCCCTATCGTGTTGTGTTCCATTTCTATATAAGTGTTTATGCATTATAAATACTACCAAAATTTATTTCTCAAAAAAGTTTAAAAAACAAagcaaaccaaaataaattaCAGGGTAAGTTAATAAAATaaattgtttattttttaatattatcaaaATATAACATTTATACATTGAAGACGAAAAtacatattttctatttttataaaaattgtgaTCGGAGTATAGTGGATTATAAACGTAATATAAATCGCGATTGGAGTGTAGCAATTTATGTTGGATTGCATGTGAGAAGAAATCGCTATACCCCTCTAGTAGTTTTTGATAGAATGCTTAAAAGGCATACATTGCAGTACTCCATCGTGATTTATGCTTGCCTATATCAATTAAAAAATTGGATGAATGATTAGGACATTGTGTATATTAATTTCAGGTTATATCAGTAATAATGTCAATTTTAGTATCTGATTATTGTACCTTGTTTGGAATTTGAATTTGTTAGTTTAGCAGGTGCTTAAGTACAATTTAGCTTGAATCTATATTTTGCACATGTTTTTGAGATTTGACACTATACTATTTAGCTTAAACGAAGATATGTTAAACTTATattcatataaaataaaaatcttttttatttatctaaaatAGAACTTAAAGAGGTATAAAATGAAGAATTATGTGTTGTTGTATGTAAATCATTCCCATTATCATGAGTTAATTAACTTAATATTCATTTCTTTTGGTGTACCATTCTAGATTCATTACAACATGATGTAATGAAAGtggtataaaaataatataaattttcatAAGTAGTATTgtattaaactcaacaaaaaaATATGATACAGTTAATACAAATAACACCAAAATATTAtctcttacaatccagatgaataagcaggtccggaagtgggttggtattggagtgggtctgctgccaaagtctatgactcacacaatggttacttgtggttgtgtaagcagctgtttggttgggaggagagggagaattggctttgactttggcgtcagcttgttccggaaaagcataagtttttggcttggttgtgtcttaaggaggctcttcctactgcaagttttcgctttagaagagggatgtcgtcatcggataggtgtccaagatgtctttctagccaggaatcggttatacattgtattcgggattgtccaaaagctcagcttgtggtcaccaaaaaaaaataacaccaaaataTATAACAATTTCAACTACTTGTATATGTGTACTTAATGCATCACAATAAGTCACATAGTACTAAAAGAACTTTAActtctcattttcttttcttattccaTTGTACCTTTAGAAGATGACAATAATTCTTGTCAATTTT contains the following coding sequences:
- the LOC110269380 gene encoding uncharacterized protein LOC110269380; this translates as MTPFWLVYRKAYHLLVEVKHKAYWAAKECNSELGGVGIERKLQLQELECIRLKAYENSRLYKEKVKVVHDKNIKRRKFRVGDQVLLYNSRLRLLPGKLRSRWDGPYVVEKVEPYGVVHLSNPSSPTFFKSMATV